One window of Lacerta agilis isolate rLacAgi1 chromosome 14, rLacAgi1.pri, whole genome shotgun sequence genomic DNA carries:
- the LOC117057425 gene encoding olfactory receptor 4N5-like, with product MEHGNQSMVTEFVLLGLSQAREAQLFLFFLFLLFYSLILPGNILIIVTIQSDPRLSSPMYFFLANLAFLDICYCSVTPPKMLSDFFYNSNTISYRGCMAQLFFLHWLGGTEVFLLLGMAIDRYVAICHPLHYASLVSVPICGAMVVVFWCLGFIHSIIQVVLIIPLPFCGPNKLDNFFCDITQIVKLACTNTYDLEFFMFINSGLSALISFTLLIISYVILLFKVRMGSSEGKSKAASTCITHIIIVVVMFGPAIFMYCRPFQDSPLDKLVAIFHSTVFPLLNPMIYTLRNKEIKHAMWRLLGKRWPVDWPGSV from the coding sequence ATGGAACATGGGAACCAGTCCATGGTGACAGAGTTTGTGCTGCTGGGACTCTCACAGGCACGAGAGGCCcagctcttcctcttcttcctcttccttctattCTACTCTCTGATCCTGCCAGGAAATATCCTTATCATTGTGACTATCCAGAGTGACCCACGACTGAGCTcccccatgtatttcttcttGGCCAACCTGGCATTCCTGGATATCTGCTACTGTTCCGTCACCCCTCCCAAGATGCTCTCTGACTTCTTCTACAACAGTAACACAATCTCCTACAGGGGCTGCATGGCCCAGCTCTTCTTTCTCCACTGGCTGGGGGGGACCGaggtcttcctcctccttggcatGGCCATCGACCGCTATGTGGCCATTTGCCACCCTTTGCATTATGCCAGCCTGGTGAGCGTTCCGATCTGTGGGGCCATGGTAGTGGTATTCTGGTGCTTAGGGTTCATTCACTCCATCATCCAGGTGGTTCTCATCAtcccactccccttctgtggcCCCAACAAGCTGGACAATTTCTTCTGCGACATCACACAGATTGTCAAATTGGCTTGCACCAACACCTATGATTTGGAGTTCTTTATGTTCATCAACAGCGGCCTGTCAGCTCTCATCAGTTTCACCCTCCTCATCATCTCCTACGTCATCCTGCTCTTCAAGGTGAGGATGGGCTCCAGCGAAGGGAAGAGCAAAGCTGCATCCACCTGCATCACCCACATCATCATCGTGGTTGTCATGTTTGGCCCTGCCATCTTCATGTACTGCCGCCCATTCCAGGACTCCCCTCTGGACAAGCTGGTTGCTATTTTCCACAGCACGGTCTTTCCCTTGCTGAACCCCATGATCTACACACTGAGGAACAAGGAAATCAAGCATGCCATGTGGAGGTTGTTGGGCAAACGTTGGCCTGTGGATTGGCCAGGATCAGTATAA
- the LOC117057426 gene encoding olfactory receptor 4K3-like → MVWSNQTMMTEFVLLGFSETWEVQLILFFFFLLLYIGTLFSNSLIIFTIFRDHHLSDTPMFFLLGHLAFLDLCLCSFATPRSLFDYLAQHHVISFHGCMTQIFCLHFFGGIEMLLLIVMAYDRYVAISHPLRYTSLMNRRHCMVLLLASWAGGFLHATVQLGFIINVPFCGPNQVDSFYCDLPLVIKLACIDTYPLEVMMVTNSGILSLVCFIGLLLSYGFILYTVCSRASSERTAKAASTCTSHLIVVAMYFGPIMFIYLRPYTRFMIDKVLSVFYTSITPLLNPAIYALKNKEMKAALGSLLSRLSGQVSTQGRACH, encoded by the coding sequence ATGGTGTGGTCAAACCAGACCATGATGACCGAGTTTGTCCTGCTGGGCTTCTCTGAAACATGGGAAGTCCAGCTcatcttatttttcttcttcctcctcctctacattGGTACTCTCTTCAGCAACAGTCTTATCATCTTCACGATTTTCAGGGATCACCATCTTTCAGACACGCCCATGTTCTTTCTGCTGGGTCATTTGGCTTTCCTGGACCTCTGCCTGTGCTCCTTTGCCACTCCAAGATCTCTCTTTGATTACCTTGCCCAGCACCATGTCATCTCCTTCCATGGCTGCATGACACAAATCTTCTGCCTCCACTTCTTTGGAGGCATTGAGATGCTCCTGCTGATTGTTATGGCCTATGACCGGTATGTGGCCATCTCCCATCCTCTCCGCTATACCTCACTCATGAACCGACGCCATTGCATGGTGCTTCTCCTTGCCTCCTGGGCTGGTGGGTTCCTCCATGCCACTGTGCAACTGGGTTTCATCATTAATGTGCCTTTTTGTGGACCCAATCAGGTGGACAGCTTCTACTGTGACCTCCCCTTGGTCATCAAGTTGGCCTGCATTGACACCTACCCCCTGGAGGTCATGATGGTCACCAACAGTGGCATTTTGTCACTGGTGTGTTTCATTGGCCTGCTTCTCTCGTATGGATTCATTCTCTACACTGTCTGCTCCCGGGCCTCCTCGGAAAGGACCGCCAAGGCTGCCTCCACATGTACGTCTCACCTCATCGTGGTCGCCATGTACTTTGGACCTATTATGTTTATTTACTTGCGTCCCTACACCCGGTTCATGATTGATAAAGTGCTCTCTGTCTTCTACACTTCCATCACCCCCTTGCTGAACCCAGCTATCTATGCTTTGAAGAACAAAGAGATGAAGGCTGCCTTGGGAAGCCTTTTGTCAAGGCTTTCTGGGCAGGTTTCCACTCAAGGCCGGGCCTGCCATTAG